The proteins below are encoded in one region of Aquisphaera giovannonii:
- a CDS encoding PAS domain-containing hybrid sensor histidine kinase/response regulator — MMDELRRAELDLAHLATIVESSDDAIVARDLDGVITAWNLAAERIFGYTAAEALGRPIAFLVPPDRRDEESSIMAKLRRGERVDHFESVRLAKDGRAIDVSLTISPIRDRSGRVVGISKIARDITDRKRAEEAIRASERVYRAIGESIAFGAWICDPEGRNIYASESFLRLVGLTQRECSEYGWGRVLHPDDAERTIAAWKECVRSGGTWDMEHRFLGVDGRYHPVLARGVPVRDDDGRVICWAGLNLDIGRLMEAEEALRRSEERQRRALTAARLAHWEWDIGADRITYQDSLQLLYGRPDDRPFADFPEYLTIVHPEDRGTVRRAAERAMEPGVPYEVEYRIVWPDGTVRWLAGRGATVFDGRGTPSVMAGVNLDITDRKAAEAEIRLLNEGLERKVRERTAELAAATEAIRESEERFRGAFDAAAIGMALVAADGRFLRVNGSLCEIVGYDEAELLGRTFQDITHPDDLDADLEHVRRIVADEIRSYHLEKRYIRKDGQVVWVRLSVSLVRGGAGLPLHFVAQIEDITDRKRADEALRRARDEAMQATRAKGDFLANMSHEIRTPMNGVIGMAELLLDTQLDDLQRGYAQTIRSSGEALLTVINDILDFSKIEAGKMTLEPADFDLVTLMEEVADLLAPGAHRKGLEIHCRVAPDVPGRLTGDPVRIRQVLTNLAGNAVKFTERGAVCLEASVAGRDRGGVTIRVQVRDTGIGIPAGRHSDIFESFTQIDGGSSRRHGGTGLGLAICRRLIDLMGGRIGVESRPDAGSTFWFELPLGEGRGGDGPAAGPLGLRVLIVDGQEASRAILRETLLGWECRPEVAASGAEALDRLLANPEDDPFGLILIDREMPGMDGEQTARAIKAAPRYAGVPLVLLTSLGSHRAGEELDDRIWAARLTKPVRRAQLQDALRLAAAPGPCRDGRPGAEAAEGASGRPLRVLLAEDNEVNRRVAIGMAERLGCAVEAVGNGREALEALDHGRHDLVLMDLQMPEMDGFAATAAIRERERRTGRHIPVIALTASAMQGDRDRCLSAGMDGYISKPIRPGALRDALRGWGPRGAPPSPPGPNPDPGHPELSAATLAESCGNDPEVTREVLGLMLEDVPARLEGLREAVEAGDGRRVAWEAHGLKGAFLTVGANALAAACQELTAAGERGDSAASALLYRRLRDRWGRLVEEAARHLGTLPAAPPR; from the coding sequence ATGATGGACGAGCTGCGTCGCGCCGAGCTCGATCTCGCCCACCTGGCGACGATCGTCGAGTCCTCCGACGACGCCATCGTCGCCAGGGACCTCGACGGCGTCATCACCGCGTGGAACCTCGCCGCCGAGCGCATCTTCGGCTACACGGCCGCCGAGGCGCTGGGCCGGCCCATCGCATTCCTGGTCCCGCCCGACCGCCGGGATGAGGAGTCGTCCATCATGGCGAAGCTCCGGCGCGGGGAGAGGGTGGACCACTTCGAGTCGGTGCGGCTGGCCAAGGACGGGCGGGCGATCGACGTGTCCCTGACGATCTCGCCGATCCGGGACCGCTCCGGGCGGGTCGTCGGCATCTCGAAGATCGCCCGCGACATCACCGATCGGAAGCGTGCCGAGGAGGCCATCCGGGCCAGCGAGAGGGTCTACCGGGCGATCGGCGAGTCGATCGCCTTCGGGGCGTGGATCTGCGACCCCGAGGGCCGCAACATCTACGCCAGCGAATCGTTCCTCCGGCTCGTCGGCCTGACCCAGCGGGAGTGCTCGGAATACGGCTGGGGGCGGGTGCTGCACCCCGACGACGCCGAGCGGACCATCGCCGCGTGGAAGGAGTGCGTGCGGTCCGGGGGCACCTGGGACATGGAGCACCGGTTCCTGGGCGTGGACGGCCGGTACCACCCGGTCCTCGCCCGGGGCGTGCCCGTGCGGGACGACGACGGCCGGGTCATCTGCTGGGCCGGCCTCAACCTGGACATCGGCCGGCTCATGGAGGCGGAGGAGGCGCTCCGCCGCAGCGAGGAGCGGCAGCGGCGCGCCCTCACCGCCGCCCGCCTGGCGCACTGGGAGTGGGACATCGGGGCCGACCGGATCACCTATCAGGACTCGCTCCAGCTCCTCTACGGCCGGCCCGACGACCGGCCGTTCGCCGACTTCCCGGAGTACCTCACCATCGTCCACCCCGAGGATCGCGGCACCGTCCGCCGGGCCGCCGAGCGGGCGATGGAGCCGGGGGTCCCCTACGAGGTCGAGTACCGCATCGTCTGGCCCGACGGCACCGTCCGCTGGCTGGCCGGGCGGGGCGCCACCGTGTTCGACGGGCGGGGCACGCCGTCCGTCATGGCCGGCGTCAACCTGGACATCACCGACCGGAAGGCGGCGGAGGCCGAGATCCGGCTCCTGAACGAGGGCCTCGAGCGGAAGGTCCGCGAGCGGACCGCCGAGCTCGCCGCGGCGACGGAGGCGATCCGCGAGAGCGAGGAGCGGTTCCGCGGGGCGTTCGACGCCGCCGCCATCGGCATGGCCCTGGTCGCCGCCGACGGCCGCTTCCTTCGGGTCAACGGCTCGCTCTGCGAGATCGTCGGCTACGACGAGGCGGAGCTGCTCGGCCGCACCTTCCAGGACATCACCCACCCCGACGACCTCGACGCCGACCTGGAGCACGTCCGCCGCATCGTCGCCGACGAGATCCGCTCGTACCACCTGGAGAAGCGCTACATCCGCAAGGACGGCCAGGTCGTCTGGGTCAGGCTCAGCGTCTCGCTCGTGCGCGGCGGGGCCGGCCTGCCCCTGCACTTCGTCGCCCAGATCGAGGACATCACGGACCGGAAGCGGGCCGACGAGGCCCTGCGCCGCGCCCGCGACGAGGCGATGCAGGCCACCCGCGCCAAGGGGGACTTCCTGGCCAACATGAGCCACGAGATCCGCACGCCCATGAACGGCGTCATCGGGATGGCCGAGCTGCTGCTGGACACCCAGCTCGACGACCTCCAGCGGGGCTACGCCCAGACCATCCGCTCCAGCGGCGAGGCGCTGCTGACGGTCATCAACGACATCCTCGACTTCTCCAAGATCGAGGCCGGCAAGATGACGCTGGAGCCGGCCGACTTCGACCTCGTCACGCTGATGGAGGAGGTGGCCGACCTGCTGGCCCCCGGCGCCCACCGGAAGGGCCTGGAGATCCACTGCCGCGTCGCCCCGGACGTCCCGGGCCGGCTGACGGGCGATCCGGTCCGCATCCGCCAGGTGCTCACCAACCTCGCCGGCAACGCCGTCAAGTTCACCGAGCGCGGCGCCGTGTGCCTGGAGGCGTCCGTCGCGGGCCGGGATCGGGGCGGCGTGACGATCCGGGTCCAGGTGAGGGACACCGGGATCGGGATCCCCGCCGGCCGGCATTCGGACATCTTCGAGAGCTTCACGCAGATCGACGGCGGGAGCAGTCGTCGGCACGGCGGCACCGGGCTGGGGCTGGCCATCTGCCGGAGGCTGATCGACCTGATGGGGGGGCGGATCGGCGTGGAGAGCCGGCCGGACGCCGGCAGCACATTCTGGTTCGAGCTGCCCCTGGGCGAGGGGCGCGGCGGGGACGGGCCGGCGGCCGGGCCCCTCGGGCTCCGCGTGCTGATCGTGGACGGCCAGGAGGCCAGTCGCGCGATCCTCCGGGAGACGCTCCTCGGCTGGGAGTGCCGCCCCGAGGTCGCCGCCTCGGGCGCCGAGGCCCTGGACAGGCTGCTGGCGAACCCCGAGGACGACCCCTTCGGCCTCATCCTCATCGACCGGGAGATGCCCGGGATGGACGGCGAGCAGACCGCGCGGGCCATCAAGGCGGCGCCGCGATACGCGGGAGTCCCGCTGGTGCTGCTCACCTCGCTCGGGTCGCACCGGGCGGGCGAGGAGCTCGACGACCGCATCTGGGCGGCCCGGCTCACGAAGCCGGTCCGCCGCGCCCAGCTCCAAGACGCCCTCCGCCTCGCCGCCGCGCCCGGGCCGTGCCGCGACGGCCGGCCGGGGGCCGAGGCCGCGGAGGGGGCCTCGGGCCGGCCGCTGCGCGTCCTCCTGGCCGAGGACAACGAGGTCAATCGCCGGGTCGCGATCGGCATGGCGGAGCGGCTCGGCTGTGCGGTCGAGGCCGTCGGCAACGGCCGGGAGGCGCTCGAGGCGCTGGATCACGGCCGGCACGACCTCGTCCTGATGGACCTGCAGATGCCGGAGATGGACGGCTTCGCCGCCACGGCCGCCATCCGCGAGCGGGAGCGCCGCACCGGCCGGCACATCCCCGTCATCGCCCTGACGGCCAGCGCCATGCAGGGGGACCGCGACCGATGCCTGTCGGCGGGGATGGACGGCTACATCTCCAAGCCGATCCGGCCCGGGGCGCTCCGGGACGCCCTCCGCGGCTGGGGGCCCAGGGGCGCGCCGCCGTCGCCGCCGGGCCCCAACCCGGATCCCGGGCACCCCGAGCTCTCCGCCGCGACCCTGGCGGAGTCGTGCGGGAACGATCCGGAGGTCACCCGCGAGGTCCTGGGGCTGATGCTCGAGGACGTCCCGGCCCGCCTGGAAGGCCTCCGCGAGGCGGTCGAGGCCGGGGACGGCCGGCGGGTCGCCTGGGAGGCCCACGGGCTGAAGGGTGCCTTCCTGACGGTCGGCGCCAATGCCCTGGCCGCGGCGTGCCAGGAGCTGACCGCCGCCGGCGAGCGGGGGGATTCCGCCGCGTCCGCCCTGCTCTACCGACGGCTCCGCGATCGATGGGGGAGGCTCGTGGAGGAGGCGGCCCGACACCTCGGTACGCTGCCCGCGGCCCCCCCGCGGTAG
- a CDS encoding NAD-dependent epimerase/dehydratase family protein — protein sequence MKVLILGGTNFLGPPLVRRLAGLGHEVAVFHRGRTRAELPAGVAEIRGDRHELRAHASEFRRLGPEVVVDMIPFTEADALGVVDAFRGLARRAVAISSADVYRAYGRFLGMEGGPVEPTPLSEDAPLRSALFPHRAQAWGPEDFLRDYDKIPAERAYLGDPELPATVLRLPMVHGPGDPYRRLSGYLGRMDEGRPAIVLDEVMARWKCPRGYVEDVAAAIARAVLDDRAAGRVYNVADPAAFTEAEWVARIGEAAGWRGEVLTAPAGRIPLPFHCKQDLDTDPSRLVRELGDVERVDGMEALARTIAWERANPPGTARAPGLLDHASEDALLAEIRHR from the coding sequence ATGAAGGTCCTGATCCTCGGCGGCACGAATTTCCTGGGCCCGCCCCTCGTCCGCCGCCTCGCGGGCCTGGGGCACGAGGTCGCCGTCTTCCACCGGGGGCGGACCCGCGCCGAGCTTCCCGCCGGGGTCGCGGAGATCCGCGGCGACCGGCATGAGCTGCGGGCACACGCGTCCGAATTTCGCCGCCTCGGCCCCGAGGTCGTCGTGGACATGATCCCGTTCACGGAGGCCGACGCCCTCGGCGTCGTCGATGCGTTCCGCGGGCTGGCACGCCGGGCGGTCGCGATCTCCAGCGCGGACGTGTACCGGGCGTACGGGCGGTTCCTCGGCATGGAGGGCGGGCCGGTCGAGCCCACGCCGCTGTCGGAGGATGCGCCCCTCCGGTCGGCCCTCTTCCCCCACCGCGCCCAGGCCTGGGGGCCGGAGGACTTCCTCCGCGACTACGACAAGATCCCGGCGGAGCGGGCCTACCTCGGCGATCCCGAGCTGCCGGCCACGGTGCTGAGGCTGCCGATGGTCCACGGCCCCGGCGACCCCTACCGCCGGCTCTCCGGCTATCTCGGCCGCATGGACGAAGGGCGCCCCGCCATCGTGCTCGACGAGGTGATGGCCCGGTGGAAGTGCCCGAGGGGCTATGTCGAGGACGTGGCCGCGGCGATCGCCCGGGCGGTTCTGGACGACCGCGCCGCGGGCCGGGTCTACAACGTCGCCGATCCGGCCGCATTCACCGAGGCCGAATGGGTCGCCAGGATCGGCGAGGCCGCCGGCTGGCGGGGTGAGGTCCTGACGGCCCCGGCCGGCCGCATCCCGCTCCCCTTCCATTGCAAGCAGGATCTCGACACGGACCCGTCCCGCCTCGTCCGCGAGCTCGGCGACGTCGAGAGGGTGGACGGGATGGAAGCCCTGGCCCGGACGATCGCCTGGGAGCGGGCGAATCCGCCGGGGACCGCCCGGGCCCCCGGGCTGCTCGACCATGCGTCGGAGGACGCCCTCCTCGCCGAGATCCGCCACCGGTGA